In one Mus caroli chromosome 14, CAROLI_EIJ_v1.1, whole genome shotgun sequence genomic region, the following are encoded:
- the LOC110309696 gene encoding olfactory receptor 10G2-like, with the protein MRRNRNTSLDAVVTDFLLLGLAHPPNLRTFLFLVFFLIYILTQLGNLLILLTVWADPKLHARPMYILLGVLSFLDMWLSSVIVPRIILNFTPASKVIAFGGCAAQLYFFHFLGSTQCFLYTLMAYDRYLAICQPLRYPVLMNGKLCTILVAGAWVAGSIHGSIQAILTFRLPYCGPKEVDYFFCDIPAVLRLACADTTINELVTFVDIGVVAASCFMLILLSYANIVHAILKIRTADGRKRAFSTCGSHLTVVTVYYVPCIFIYLRAGSKSPFDGAVAVFYTVVTPLLNPLIYTLRNQEVKSALKRLRAGRRDVDGEK; encoded by the coding sequence atgagaagaaacagaaacacctCGCTGGACGCTGTGGTGACAGATTTCCTTCTCCTGGGCTTGGCTCACCCCCCAAATCTAAGAACCTTCCTCTTCCTGGTCTTCTTCCTCATTTACATCCTGACACAGCTGGGGAACCTGCTCATCCTGCTCACTGTGTGGGCTGACCCCAAGCTGCATGCCCGCCCCATGTACATTCTTCTGGGTGTGCTCTCCTTCCTGGACATGTGGCTCTCCTCAGTCATTGTTCCTCGGATTATATTAAACTTCACTCCCGCCAGCAAGGTTATCGCATTTGGTGGTTGTGCAGCTCAGCTATATTTTTTCCACTTCCTAGGCAGCACCCAGTGCTTCCTCTACACTTTGATGGCCTATGACAGGTACCTGGCAATATGCCAACCTCTTCGATACCCTGTGCTCATGAATGGGAAGTTATGCACAATTCTAGTGGCTGGAGCTTGGGTGGCTGGCTCCATCCATGGGTCTATTCAAGCCATTCTGACCTTCCGATTGCCCTACTGTGGGCCCAAGGAAGTGGACTACTTCTTCTGTGACATTCCTGCAGTGCTGAGATTGGCCTGTGCCGATACGACTATCAATGAACTGGTGACCTTTGTGGATATTGGGGTAGTGGCTGCCAGTTGCTTCATGCTGATTCTGCTCTCCTACGCCAACATAGTTCATGCCATCCTGAAGATACGCACTGCCGATGGCAGGAAGCGTGCCTTCTCCACCTGTGGCTCCCATCTCACTGTGGTCACCGTCTACTATGTCCCCTGTATTTTCATCTACCTTCGGGCAGGTTCCAAGAGTCCCTTCGATGGAGCAGTTGCTGTATTTTACACTGTTGTCACTCCATTACTGAATCCCCTCATTTACACCCTGAGAAACCAGGAAGTGAAGTCTGCCCTGAAGAGGCTAAGAGCAGGTAGAAGGGATGTGGATGGAGAGAAGTAG